From Paenibacillus polymyxa, the proteins below share one genomic window:
- a CDS encoding transporter substrate-binding domain-containing protein: protein MKTRKKGFLVTTLMALALFSLVLSACGTKQEASNTGTGTGSNNEAAANQLEAIKKAGVMKVGMMGTYPPYNFLNDNKELDGFDVDIAKELAKRIGVKAEFTAQEFSGLIPSLQKKKFDAVVSQVAITEDRKKAIDFTDPYITNNVNIIVNSKTNDITKLEDFKGKTIGVGLGTNDESYLRNEVLPKVGDFEIKTYDDVITSLKDLNSGRIDATINNLYALKPIIDKNGFQIKAVGEPIKSDLAAVAINQKTPELKEALNKALKEMKEDGTYKTIFKKWFGEEPKE from the coding sequence ATGAAAACACGTAAAAAAGGATTCTTGGTGACCACACTCATGGCTCTGGCATTGTTCAGCCTTGTGCTGAGCGCTTGCGGTACCAAACAGGAAGCTTCCAATACCGGAACTGGAACGGGCAGCAATAATGAAGCAGCCGCCAATCAGCTCGAAGCCATCAAGAAGGCCGGTGTAATGAAGGTAGGCATGATGGGCACTTACCCACCGTACAATTTCTTGAACGACAACAAGGAGTTGGACGGGTTTGATGTGGATATTGCCAAAGAGTTGGCGAAACGGATTGGAGTAAAAGCGGAATTCACGGCCCAAGAATTTTCGGGATTGATTCCAAGTCTGCAAAAGAAAAAATTCGATGCAGTGGTTAGCCAGGTTGCGATTACAGAGGATCGCAAGAAGGCCATTGACTTCACAGATCCCTATATCACCAATAATGTGAATATTATCGTGAATAGCAAAACAAATGACATTACGAAGTTGGAAGACTTTAAAGGCAAAACCATTGGTGTCGGCTTGGGGACAAATGATGAATCTTATCTGCGCAACGAAGTGCTGCCAAAGGTAGGCGATTTTGAGATCAAAACATATGATGATGTCATTACTTCATTGAAGGATCTAAACTCTGGTCGTATTGATGCAACCATTAACAATCTATATGCTCTCAAACCCATTATCGACAAAAACGGGTTCCAAATTAAAGCCGTAGGCGAGCCGATTAAATCAGACCTAGCAGCTGTAGCCATTAACCAGAAAACTCCTGAGCTCAAGGAAGCCTTGAACAAGGCTCTGAAGGAAATGAAGGAAGACGGCACTTACAAAACAATTTTCAAAAAATGGTTTGGCGAGGAGCCAAAAGAATAA
- a CDS encoding TetR/AcrR family transcriptional regulator codes for MQPRKAKQSKTLSNDSPVNHGGEEKDRRTQLLHIALKRFAEQGYHQTKISDIVVEAGVAQGTFYWHFKSKEALALEIIATGREQLLSAIGQGYRRDAGTLADMVKASEALFVRLFHFALENRYLMGLLLIGSGVDEPVRQSIRETRTAMELAFRRNMERAIELNMLPAELDVELRAALLMSMIEGIIIRWLFGSEGTHDHIKQVSATRLAEEAANFEFYGLLGQS; via the coding sequence ATGCAGCCACGCAAGGCGAAGCAATCCAAAACCCTTTCGAATGACTCACCTGTTAATCACGGGGGAGAAGAAAAAGACCGCAGGACTCAGCTTCTTCACATTGCGTTAAAGCGGTTTGCTGAGCAGGGTTACCACCAAACGAAGATTTCAGATATTGTGGTGGAGGCAGGAGTAGCTCAAGGCACATTTTATTGGCATTTTAAAAGTAAAGAGGCTCTGGCACTGGAGATTATCGCAACAGGCCGTGAACAACTTTTGTCAGCGATCGGGCAGGGGTATCGCCGTGATGCAGGAACGCTGGCTGATATGGTCAAGGCATCGGAAGCGCTGTTTGTTCGGCTATTTCATTTTGCATTGGAGAACCGTTATCTGATGGGTTTGCTGCTGATCGGCAGTGGTGTCGATGAACCCGTGCGGCAGAGTATCCGTGAGACCAGAACTGCGATGGAGCTTGCATTCCGGCGCAATATGGAGAGAGCAATCGAGCTGAACATGTTGCCTGCCGAATTAGATGTCGAATTAAGGGCAGCACTACTCATGAGCATGATCGAAGGGATCATTATACGCTGGTTATTCGGTTCAGAGGGAACACATGACCACATCAAGCAGGTATCCGCTACAAGATTGGCAGAAGAGGCTGCTAATTTTGAATTTTACGGACTATTAGGTCAAAGCTAG